The following nucleotide sequence is from Eschrichtius robustus isolate mEscRob2 chromosome 10, mEscRob2.pri, whole genome shotgun sequence.
CTAACTACAGGGTAAACAGCATCTTTACCTACCCTCTCCCCACTGgatttccctttcctctttctcccgATTGCCTAATCAACAGAGCACCACTGACTGCTTGCTTCTGAGAGCAAGAAGGTTCTCGTGAATACCCATCACAAGAACATAGCTTTGAAGTGGTTAaacaagtgaaaaataatttgCTGGGACAAatacataagttttttttttttttaatgtggatttTTTATGGTACTGTCATACAACCATTCACCGTTGAAGTTAAGTGTTTTTTTAATACCATTACTGAACTGCTGAAATGGATGCTAATATAGCTTGGAGTGCTAATGTCAAGTCCtagtaataaaaaagacagactgctgaatgaaataatttcaagtaaaaaatagaacaaaagtgctctctctcttgctctccacTTTTATTGAATTGGGACTGACTGAGCCAATTGCTTTAGAAGTCTGTAAAACACAATTACTAGTGAGCGGACTGACCCCCCAGTGCCCCCTCAGTGACACAGCAGACTAAAAAGGCAGCAGAGTTAGAGCGGCTCCCCTCAGCTGGCCATCAGACCCAAGAGGCTTGCTTTTGAAGGTCTGTTGTTCTCATTGCCCAAATCTGTCTCCTTTGACTGAAAAAATCTTATTCCCCATCCATGTGCTAAAGTAACTTCATACATCACTTCCTAAGATGAAGATGTCTATTCTGGCAATTAAGGATGATCTGTCTTTTGATATTCTTATTTATGTGGGTGTTTAcgtataaacacacatatacattatgtGGATGCATTTAGATGAGAATGTTAGCATAATTTTTGAATAGCTAGTAATAATTCAGATTGACATATGCAATAGCAAAATTGAGGCGCCACTTACGTATGTTCGGGTAGAAGCACTTGGCTTTTTTCTCCTAAGGTAAAGTCAAAATAATTAGAGcaagcaagaaaaagaattaaactaGAAGTAGGTAACATTTTTCCCCCTAGTTAATAAGAGAAGTAATAAACTCCATAAAGTACTAGAGTTAAGATCACTAACACTTCAGGCATAACAGCTTTTTACCAGGAATTTACAACTCCTGTTTTAATTCCAGCAGCTAGCATTAGGACATAaaatctaggtattttttaagtgTAGTTTTATGTTaaataactgaagaaaaattGTTCTTTcctgaaaagcattcttttctcttccttctcagcTTGCTTCTCTctcacacgtgcacgcacacacacatcttGGCACTGAAGAATTAAAGTTAATAAATCCCTTTTTTATGACATTGTAATTTTTTGGCAAGTGTAAACTCCTTTTATATTCTGCcacattcatttatttgaagCTTGTGGGAGTCTTACGGCAAAAACATTAAATTATTTCTGagaaggcttttttaaaaaagaaatgccttCTAGCCCAACCTTCACTATGAAATttcaacagagaaagaaaagtctgTGTTCTTCTTAgcacaagaacaacaacaacaaaaatgatcaTTCACAACAAGAGAGAGCTGGCAGAAGCCTCTCACCTTAGGAGCGAGCCCATCTTCCCAGGACTGATACAAGCAAATACTAATATATGTGTGAAGTCTTATAACCTGCTTCCAGGTGAGAAACggtctatgttttttaaaaaagaaaagactatctagaaaaacaaatatttcacaTGAATAATGATGAGAAAGAATCACACCGAGAGAAAGTCTATCAGAGGATCGGGTAGACGGTGGTGGACCCAAGGGAGACGGAAATCAGGAAGATGACCCTTTCAAAGTGGTGCTATCATGAAAATTACTACCTGTGCATTCAGTACGTGCATTCTGCTCTAAATGCTATTTTTGCCTGAATTTTCGAGTTTGCACTGGCGAGAGCAGTAGCTTGTTCCCTTTGAGGGAAGATAAGGGATAAAGGGTATTACAGAAGCATTACGTTTGTGCAGAGGAAGTTATGTAGCCACAAGAGATTGAATGTTACTCCCATCAatagaaatttgtaagaatttctttgtATCATGGAGAGAAAGTCCTTTGCCTGCCATTAAGCTTTGTTGTCTATTTTGTAGGCAGTTTGGTGGAAGCGACTGGTGTAGTTCTTGGACTGGAGGAGTGAAAGGTCAGCAGAGGCTTAAATGAGCTTGTCTTACATCCAGCTGGGCCAGCAGGAGGTCATTAGGAAGATCCGAGGCTCACTGTAGGCTTGACAGAGTCTCTCCCCATGATACAAGGAGACTGTTTTGCTCATTGCTCTTCTCCCAGGATAGATAAAGAAGCCCGGAGACAGGAATGACACCGAAGTTTATCTTACTACCAAAGTTTCGGTTGAGGAGGGCACACCTAGCAATTATTCAGTAGGgggatttattttgtttgtttgcctttgaTGGAAAGTAATGGAGAGAAGTACAAAAGACCTACTGATCTCCTGGCTGTATTGTGAAACCAAACAGAgtaacagggaagaaaaaaaaaaaaaaaacaaactcttccTTTAAAAGTCAGAGGACCTGCACAACTTCACCTTTTAAAAGAATTCTGGTAAAGGAGAGCTGCAGTTTGAATGGCAAAAATATAGGAAATGAAAAGGCTGACGCCTTAACATGTTCTCTTCTTGTACTTGGAGAGGATTAACACGCTTTATTTGACAGCTAATTATATTAGGGCAAATATACTAATAGTTATCTTAAGTTGGTGCTAAGTGGCTCATTTCTTAGAGGTACTGCCTGGTGAAATCATGTGTACTTACTGAAAATCTCTCTTTAGAAAAGTTCTCTATAAGTTTCCAAACACAGAGAACGATGGAAAAAATGGATGTCGCTGCTGAGAAGGTGCTAACAGGAGGCAGGTAGCATGTTTTCGCATCTTCACCTCTGCTGTTAATGTATGCAGTGGCTCGTCAGAGGTAGCTCAAGTTAATTTATTCCTGCACACCTGTACAGGGCTGGAAGTCAGGTAAtgagacaagcaaaaactatacACCTCTTTGCTTTTTAGGTACAGCTACCCAGAGGCCTATATAGGAACAAACTTAGTTCTGGAGACATCAGCAGGTTTTAATAAACCAAATACAGATGTCTTATTCCATACAAATCAAGCAGTTTACATGTTTAAATCTGGACAGATTTAACTAGCAATCAAAGAGAAGGTTCACACTTGGCACCAATGGTTGCCTCCTATTTACTTATAAATCACCCTGAccaaatattattttgtttttaagtctatTCATGGGGCTGAATCGCCTTTCCTACACCTTGAAGATCAACCATATATGCTGACCCTTCTGATAAAATTCAAGATAAACGGTGGCAATTAGTGGCCACTATTCTCAGAGGAAGAGAGGAGCAAAGATGCAGACCATCTAGTTTCTGTGGACAAAGTCTTCGTTATAGTTGCCAATGTAAAATCTATTTAGGTCTGTTTTAGTGATTGGCATTAAATGGATTTTTTATCATATTAGCAAATGATAAGGAATTTGGGGGAAGAGGACAGAAGggtttttacttttctgaataAAAACCAAATGTAATTTATAAATGGGGTTGATCCATAGCCACTCAGCCCTCCTGGGGATCAAAAAACATGACAGAGGATGAGAAATGACCAAAGGAAGCCAGGCCCAGCCAATTCTATGACACTATCTTCAAGAAAATTGTCCTTTATGAAGACTGTAGGTTCTAGGCCAGTTAGAATTTCTTCTTCCCAGGgagtattttcatatgtttacttCAAAACCCAGGGTCAGCTTTCCTGTTCCCTGACAGAACAGCATCTTGGCAGAAAAATCAAGGGACAAACAAGAAAGAAGTAAGGGTGTTTATAGAGACTGTCAGGTGTAACACTACACACTGTTATCAGTATACACGTAAATACTTCATCCATTGCCTTACGGTTCTATAGTTCTTTACAGGGAAAATAATTTACGTTTTACTTCTAGAACTTGGAGTAAAAATTACCCTAACCACCACCTAGTGACCAGATGAACTGGAGTCTGGGTATATTAGCTTGCTCTTTGTCATTAGTGTGGAATGGTCCTCTTTGCTTTCTAATTTATTAAACTCACACTCATTCACAGCTGTATAGAAAAGGACACCTCTGACACTGCGCTTGGACTCCTCAGCCCTCACAAGCCTTGCTTGtgccccactctctctctctcgtctccCTTTTTGTGACTTTACACAAAGAATATTCTTGCTTTTCAAAAAGCCTTCAATCTGATCTTATAAAACCTAGAAAGACCGTAAGCGAAGACTTGGCAATCTCTGCTACCTAGCCGTCAACTCTAAAACACAGCATTTAACATCTTTCTACTTCCATGCTACTAACAGCCTATCTGAGACCAAACGCGCAACTCCCTCGTGTATAACCATCTTGGAAGAAGCGCAAGAAGACCTGTTTCTCTCTCCTGTAAGGTGTTCTAAGCCCAAAGACAAGAAGGGTGCTTTCGTAGACAGAAGGAAGAGGGTCATTCTGTCAGTTTTATCACAGGCATCCCAGAAACCCGGTAGCCTTGCACACTTCAGCCCCCACTCAGAATGCCTTCTAATGCTTTATTTGCACAAGGAAGATGTCGTGGAGTCCAGGATGGATGAGTCGAGACtctagggagaggagagaaatgggCGAGGACACGGCAGGATTAAAGGCAAAGGAGGATTTCTGTTTGGGAAGGTATGTTGGCTCAGAGAAAGGTAAGAAAACTTATCCTAGCTTCATAGTGAATTGGAGAGGAGAAAAGCAGGGACACGAAATTCCTGGGGTTCTTGTGACTGACACAGTACAAGTGACGAGAAAGGGGAAGATAATATGTCTGAGGGGTAGATTCGAGATGTGAGGCAAGAGGCTTTGTGAATAAGGAGATTAAATTACAGGTCATTATTAGTTGATGAAATGACAATAAAAGGCTGAAACAGGAGTACAATTACAGTGCAACTGTGTTTCctgagatggaggaagagggtggTACCCCAATGGCATCACTGTTTTTGCTTATTCAGTGGTAGTTACATTCACATCATATATTAAGTCATAGACTCAACAAGGATGAAcactcttcttaaaaaaaaaaaaaaaaaaagtcaaaatatcaAGAGTTTTTGCTATGTTTTTACCCTGAGGTCAAAAGATTTGAGGATTCTTGAAAAGCAAAATTTCACGTGAGAATCAAGACTTTCttgtacagtattttttttttttcaatttgctttTTATCATGTGTGACAAAACTCCAGAATTAAAAAGATTAGGCATGACGTGCTATTTCACCCATATGAAATGTAATCACCTGTCTTCTGAGGTTTGCAATCTCTTCTGTGACTGAACATACATGGGAGAATATCTGTATTACGCTTCTCACCTAGAATATCCTATATCCTAGTTATCCTAGGCACTGGTCTAAACTTCTGTATGGCTGGTCACTCATGAAACTCTCaatccttaaaataaaattagagattgAAATATTCTTCtgctatcaatcaatcaatcaataaatgtttttcctCAGACAAACCACCCTCTCCACAGTACCTCCTTATACATTAGGACATAAAAACACAGCACTTCCGTTTTCTAGTGGCTTGACATAAATGAAAGCACCAAGCTTCGGGTGTTGTATGTAGCCTTTGGTCCCAGAGCCATTTATTCCAGTGTTATGACTTGCAGTATTTTCAGCAAACCAACTAAAACTGTGATAGGAATTCATGCAAATAAGCTTAAATTTTGGCTTGTCTTCAAACACTCCATTTCCATAAATGTTTTATGCAGGTTTTCAtgagtcttttatttttgttaaaaaaaaaaaatccaatgcaTTAACCTCATTATCACAAGTGCACTATTTCAAACATAGAAGAATGAATATTGCTCACAAACTTGGCGGGGTTGGCTatagtattatattttattattcgaAGTCTAGCTATCTTATCTGCTGTATTCTGGGGCTGTCAATGATAACCTGGAACTGAAAAGAACTTTGTGACCATAAAACATTTTTACAGAACAAGGTAAATAGGGGAGGGGGAATTTTTAAGAAGAGAGATTTCTCTTCAAAGCATGTTTTGAGTTGTACAAAGAAAGCCACTTAGTTTTTTCTCAGAGATTTTGCTTTTCATACATTGGGCCGCTTATATTTTAgtacaaaggaaaatatattttaactttcatttttaaaaagattgaacttttaaaaaaagcagagcATCCTAGGGACAGATCACTACTTTTCAGTGTACTTCTATTAATTATATGTTACTTTGTCAGAGACCTCTGCCCAACTGATAAACACTAGAATTTGGGTGGTGGCTCTTTGGAAACTTCCtaattcattttgtttcttctacATATATTGATTTTTACCATGTAAAAAATtttctccaaaaatatttttaaaaggcactggaaaaccaaaaaccaCATCCAATATGACGGGATGAACTAACTGTGTGACTCTAGTTGGGCTAGTGTATCATGTAAATGATCTGTTCACAAGCTTATCTCCGCAAGGGTAGGACAACTGTGTTATCCCACCACTGACCACCTTGACACATTCcatttatatcacattttcttcaaGATTGAAAAAGACCACTGTAGGTTTAGGACCAGCTGCTTCTGTTTAAGCCCAACTGTTTCAGAGCTGCAGCTACATAGCTAAGGTGTGATGTCATCTGAAGGCTGGACATAATATATTCTAACTGATCCTCAAAGTATATGCATGCCTCCCCTTCTGTGCATAATTCCCACGACAGACTATATTTTAGAGATGTGCTCAAAGACATTGTAAAGTTAAAGTAACCCACATCACCATACCATTTCCCCGTATCAACAATTACTTTGGTCCcgttttcttctgatatttttATGACTCTTAAAGAATTCAAGGACATACTAAATACTCATGTAAGAACGATAACATTTCTGGTTATACCTACGGAGATGCAGGCTGTCTCGATGTCCTGGACCTATGGTTCTTTCCATCCGTAAATTTCTGTTTCTATATTggataaatatgtgtgtatgaaGATAATATATTGATTTAATTAAAAAGCCACATGGCAAAGCAGAAATATATATAACAGAAGCTGCGGCTTCTAAGTGAAGGTTCACGGGGAAGCAGGGAACTGTGTACATAGTTAACTTATTCACACCTAGATGCAtggaaacacacatacacacatacacagagcacAGAGAAAAATGGCGTGCATTACTGGGTAAGATGGCATATGATTCTGCATGCTTAATCACAACAAGCACCGACTGCAACAATCCTTCACGAGCACGGCAGCTTGGGGGTCACGTGATCACTGTGGACAATCTCTACAGTGCATCAAAAACATCTAAGCtggattttttaatgtttcaagtCCACCATGACTggcaccctccacccccagcaggAGCAGCCAATGGAGATTTACTGACCTGTCTCTGCTTCGGCGAGAGGGGAAGGCGGCATTGCAGCCAGCCACCGTGCAGACGTGCATCTCTTTCAAGTGAACGTTCCTGTAGTGAAGCTTCACGCTGTAGGAGCTTTTGAAACTCTTCTTGCACACATAACAGATTTTGGGGTCTGGGCTAGAACACAGATCACCTTCCGGGGAGAACTTTTGAGGGCTGCCGTAATTCAGAGATGATGTAAAACTCTCGTGCAGGGCTGCCATGCTGGCACCCCCGCCGTTGTACAGTCCGTACTGGCTCATGTAAAACATGTCATAAGTGGGATCTGTAAACTCTTCCTTCACCTTGATGACGTCCTGGTGAGAGGGCTCACTGTGGTTCTCGTCCGGCCTCTCACTGTTCATCAGGACTTTCTCGCTCACCTCGCCGTGCATGTGCTCATCCCCTTCCATGGATTCCTCACCGAGTTTGGGCTCCGAAGACTCAGACTCGTTCTCGTAGTCCCGCTCAGGTTCTTGGTCCTCGGAAGTCATGCTGTCGGCCCTTCTTATTTCAGTCCTTGAAATGCACCGGGTCCTGCTATGCTTAGAAAAGTCCTTCACAGACATGCCTGGACTCATTTCCTCCTGCGAGTGGCAGTGATTGTCATGGCTCCCATCGTTGACCACAGCTCCGCCATCATTGGGGTCGTCGTCTTCATCGTCAAACTCATCGGCAGTATCAATAATTTCCTTCTCGATCTTCACAGGCATGCTGGACTTCCTGGGCTTCTTCTTGGGCGCCAGGTCGGCACTGGGCTCATGAGTGGCCATCATCACTACTGGCACTGCTGGCTCAGAGGGTAATGGGGGGAGCTGCTCTATGGTACCACTGGTTGGAATGATGGGACTGGTCGGGAGGGAGGTTGGAGGACTCACCATTTCCCCCGGGGTGAGTAAACTTCTATAAAACGGAGGAACTGGTTGGACAGTCTTTAGCCCAGAAAACACCAGCTGGCTAGGGAGAGGATTCTGTAAGACGGGGTCTAGTGGGGGAGTGGTAAAACCCATTGGGGGCCGGCCAGGGCTTGTGAGTGTGAGATTTGATTTTGTACTTGCTATGACGGGGGTGGCAGCCCCTGATGTGGCCCGAATTAAATCTTTGTCTCGGTTATTCCTTAACATAGGCATGTGAAGGCGAGGGTTAGGGTTCGCACTATGACGGTTACGGCTTCGGAGGGAGCTAAAGACCATGTTGCAACCTTCGATGGTGCACCGATGTTTGATCTTCAGGTGAACAGCGTTATAATGGATTTTGAGAGTACCTTTGTCATAGAACGTCTTCCCACACGCGTTACAGAACACTCTTCCTTTCCTAGAGGCTGACCCCATCCTTCTCATCCGGTGGATCCGGAATGAGCTTTTTGGGTGTTCGGTTTTGGACAGATCACTGACCGGGGCGGAATTCTGAATGGGGGACACGCAGGCTGGCTCAGTTTTGGGCTCCACGTTAGTAATGCTGGTCAGGGCGTTTCTATTGGGCGTCTGGTCGTTCTTGTAGGGTGTGGGAGACACTTCAGATTCACTGCTCTCGTTATATTCATTCTGGGTCGAAAGGCTGGGTTCCCGCAGCCTCAGTCCTGGTTGCTCTAACAGCAGCCCATTCGGAGGCAATCCTAGCAGCGGGGCTGAGACCGGGTTTATGTACTGGAATGGCAGCAGGAAGGCGAGGCTGTTGGGGATGTTTTCAAAGTGATGAATGCTGGAAGGGTTGCTGTTCTCTAGATGGGCAAGGAGGCTGGGACTCCTGGTGCGATTATTGCTCTCAATGAAAGTTCTGATGTCTGAGTCTGTCTTTGAAGACGGTACAGCTACGGCCTGCCCCTCTTTCTCCTGAATGGCCATCAGCTCCACAATGGATTTGGTTTCTCCGAACCGCAGAAACTGCTGAAGGGTGATGATTTCCTCTTCTCGAGACATGATGGCCCAGCGGTCCAGCACCTTGCCGGCAGCATCCTGGAGGCCACATCAAAGAAATGACAAAGACAAACACAAAAACTTATTGACTGTGCATGATTATTCAGTGCAACCGAAGGTGCTCTGTCTGCTCATGGAACACCGAGAGCAGAAAACAACATGCAAGCACGGTTAATACAAGTCGATCCACAAAGCATACTTTTCTGCCATGCCAATGTAGTCATTAGAGTCACAGTTAGAGAAACAGATTGAGTTTAATAATGTCAAAGCAAACAAAACGTAGACCACTGGGGCTCTGTGATCTAAAATGCCTACACTACTGCTACTTTAACAACAATGGCCTATAGACTATGCAAGTATTTAGCATATATTAGTACAAGATGTGAACTCTTGCTGTGCAACCCAgcgtatgcaaaaaaaaaaaaaaaaaaaaaaaaatggtaccttAATCCTTATCAAACAGTGACACCATAGGAAGGAATTGAgtacatttttcaaattttatttcttcagcaCAAGCACTGGATTCAGTGATGTAAATTCCTTTAAATAGGAGCTATTATGTGAATTTCTGGATCAAAAGGATGAACAAAGTAGCATTACCCCTCCCCCATACCCCCATTGCTATGCTgtattttcccccctttttaatGGCTATATTTTCGCGTCATTTACCAGTAGCCTATTTCATAAGGTAGAGTAAGGAAAAACAGTAATTGCACTTTTCTGAAAATTGATTGTAATCCTATGATTCAAAGTTTGAGTTAGACTTAGCGTATTTGACTTTTTATGATCTTGTTATAAATGACAGCTATACATTATCTAGAAAGTAAACATGTGATGGATTTAGATAGAATAAATGTGTAAAAAATGTTGTCTCTTAACATCCTCCTCTGATAGCAGAGGGAGTCCACAGAGAATACACATCAGTAATCACCAGACTATGTGTTGTTAAATATACATCAAAAAGCATTTCACACTTTCATTTTTGCTAGTAACTATGAGATACGCCTGGAGGTCGGACTTAAAAATCCTTCAATGTAATGTCAGGCAATCCATTTCAGTATGGATTGAGAAAAATCTATTCAAACACTTAAATAATGACTCCATCATCTTCTAGGGCACAGCTTCTTCCCACCAGGACAGGATACTCGGCAACCCTCTGTGAACAGCACTTGCTCCAACCCTTGACTGTCACTTTACAGAAGCATAAAATCGTCTTAAATAACAAGACAAGAgccttattaattacaaagaggaAAATCATAACATTATAATGGAGAAACATAGCAGACATCACCCTAACCAAGTTGTCCAAGAAACATTACCCAGTGATAAGGATCATCACGGACCTTGTGTGAGATAGatacgtatgtgtatatatttatactgaGAAGGGCACACTGCTGCTTCCGTGGCATGCTTGCCAAAAAAATGTATACCTCAATCTAattataagaaaacatcagataaaCCAAAACTAAAAGGCATTCTGCAAAACAGTCGCAAGTATTCGTCAACGTGTAAATGTcgggacagatttttaaaaactcaaagacCTAAGATTGGTTacagattggaggagactaaGAAGACAGGACAAATAAATGTGAGATTCTAGGGATCCTAGACCAGAAAAAGAACACTAGTGGGAAAACTGGTAAATTTGCAACAAAGTCTCTAGATTAGTTAACAGCATGGTATCAATCCTAAATTCTTGGTTTCAACAACCGTACTCATGTAAGATGTTACGTTAGGGGAAACAGGATAAAGGgaactgtactatttttgcagtGGAGAATTCTCTCTCGTAGACCGTTCTACTCAGCCTTGCAATATGAAATTCTCTCTGGACCACAATCGTATGGTCCGAATCATGACACCTAAAATTTGATAATAAGGCAATACTtgtcatttatttaaattacttaaaaaagaaGCTCTAATAGTTACATGGTATTCCTTATAAGGCTCATTGCTAGCATTCTATCATTTTATATGTGTGGGTGTGTCTAGTCCTACATAAATTATCAAATACAGATGTCCCTCCCTCATCTTGTAGGAAAAATTAGCCTTCAGATCAAACACTCTCAGACAGCTATCTGTTCACATTAGtcatacagtgatgtgtatacaCGGTGACTCTGGATGGTCCTGGAGTCGAGCAgtagccatttttttaaaagtatcgcTCACAGCAACGGGTCTCCCTTCCATTGTTTTTTGGGGCAGGGAAGTAAAGGAGAGTGTCGGTGTTGTAAATAAGCAGAGAAATAAACTGTGATTTTTGCAGAGATTATCTCATTTGAGCGTTATAATAGCCTCCAGAGCTCAGCAAATGTGTAACAGATGAGACACCAGAGGTGAGATGGCTTAAGGTTGCGAAGATGCTAACTGGGGTCCAGGACTTGGACCCAGAAATTCTGACTCCAAGTTTGCTGAGGTAAGTGACTGTCGTCCATGAGGCCATTTTGCAGGTGGGCACTGAGTTTGTGATAACAAGGAACAGGACCTCTCCTGAACAAGGCTGGTCTCCAGAGCACTGT
It contains:
- the BNC2 gene encoding zinc finger protein basonuclin-2 isoform X1, which gives rise to MSEEAEVDVRERETQRDREPKRARDLTLRDCCTDNSMQFGTRTTPADPGFMGTWQNADTNLLFRMSQQVPVACAGRVLGADFCPNLEEPDQRLEVQAIRCTLVNCTCECFQPGKINLRTCDQCKHGWVAHALDKLSTQHLYHPTQVEIVQSNVVFDISSLMLYGTQAVPVRLKILLDRLFSVLKQEEVLHILHGLGWTLRDYVRGYILQDAAGKVLDRWAIMSREEEIITLQQFLRFGETKSIVELMAIQEKEGQAVAVPSSKTDSDIRTFIESNNRTRSPSLLAHLENSNPSSIHHFENIPNSLAFLLPFQYINPVSAPLLGLPPNGLLLEQPGLRLREPSLSTQNEYNESSESEVSPTPYKNDQTPNRNALTSITNVEPKTEPACVSPIQNSAPVSDLSKTEHPKSSFRIHRMRRMGSASRKGRVFCNACGKTFYDKGTLKIHYNAVHLKIKHRCTIEGCNMVFSSLRSRNRHSANPNPRLHMPMLRNNRDKDLIRATSGAATPVIASTKSNLTLTSPGRPPMGFTTPPLDPVLQNPLPSQLVFSGLKTVQPVPPFYRSLLTPGEMVSPPTSLPTSPIIPTSGTIEQLPPLPSEPAVPVVMMATHEPSADLAPKKKPRKSSMPVKIEKEIIDTADEFDDEDDDPNDGGAVVNDGSHDNHCHSQEEMSPGMSVKDFSKHSRTRCISRTEIRRADSMTSEDQEPERDYENESESSEPKLGEESMEGDEHMHGEVSEKVLMNSERPDENHSEPSHQDVIKVKEEFTDPTYDMFYMSQYGLYNGGGASMAALHESFTSSLNYGSPQKFSPEGDLCSSPDPKICYVCKKSFKSSYSVKLHYRNVHLKEMHVCTVAGCNAAFPSRRSRDRNRNLRMERTIGPGHRDSLHLRRHSANINLHRKLLTKELDDMGLDSSQPSLSKDLRDEFLMKIYGAQHPLGLDVREDASSPAGTEDSHLNGYGRGMAEDYMVLDLSTTSSLQSSSSIHSSRESDAGSDEGILLDDTDGASDSGESAHKAEVPTLAGSLGADVSGSLMFNSLSGSNGGIMCNICHKMYSNKGTLRVHYKTVHLREMHKCKVPGCNMMFSSVRSRNRHSQNPNLHKNIPFTSVD
- the BNC2 gene encoding zinc finger protein basonuclin-2 isoform X6 produces the protein MAIRCTLVNCTCECFQPGKINLRTCDQCKHGWVAHALDKLSTQHLYHPTQVEIVQSNVVFDISSLMLYGTQAVPVRLKILLDRLFSVLKQEEVLHILHGLGWTLRDYVRGYILQDAAGKVLDRWAIMSREEEIITLQQFLRFGETKSIVELMAIQEKEGQAVAVPSSKTDSDIRTFIESNNRTRSPSLLAHLENSNPSSIHHFENIPNSLAFLLPFQYINPVSAPLLGLPPNGLLLEQPGLRLREPSLSTQNEYNESSESEVSPTPYKNDQTPNRNALTSITNVEPKTEPACVSPIQNSAPVSDLSKTEHPKSSFRIHRMRRMGSASRKGRVFCNACGKTFYDKGTLKIHYNAVHLKIKHRCTIEGCNMVFSSLRSRNRHSANPNPRLHMPMLRNNRDKDLIRATSGAATPVIASTKSNLTLTSPGRPPMGFTTPPLDPVLQNPLPSQLVFSGLKTVQPVPPFYRSLLTPGEMVSPPTSLPTSPIIPTSGTIEQLPPLPSEPAVPVVMMATHEPSADLAPKKKPRKSSMPVKIEKEIIDTADEFDDEDDDPNDGGAVVNDGSHDNHCHSQEEMSPGMSVKDFSKHSRTRCISRTEIRRADSMTSEDQEPERDYENESESSEPKLGEESMEGDEHMHGEVSEKVLMNSERPDENHSEPSHQDVIKVKEEFTDPTYDMFYMSQYGLYNGGGASMAALHESFTSSLNYGSPQKFSPEGDLCSSPDPKICYVCKKSFKSSYSVKLHYRNVHLKEMHVCTVAGCNAAFPSRRSRDRNRNLRMERTIGPGHRDSLHLRRHSANINLHRKLLTKELDDMGLDSSQPSLSKDLRDEFLMKIYGAQHPLGLDVREDASSPAGTEDSHLNGYGRGMAEDYMVLDLSTTSSLQSSSSIHSSRESDAGSDEGILLDDTDGASDSGESAHKAEVPTLAGSLGADVSGSLMFNSLSGSNGGIMCNICHKMYSNKGTLRVHYKTVHLREMHKCKVPGCNMMFSSVRSRNRHSQNPNLHKNIPFTSVD
- the BNC2 gene encoding zinc finger protein basonuclin-2 isoform X9; amino-acid sequence: MSEEAEVDVRERETQRDREPKRARDLTLRDCCTDNSMQFGTRTTPADPGFMGTWQNADTNLLFRMSQQVPVACAGRVLGADFCPNLEEPDQRLEVQAIRCTLVNCTCECFQPGKINLRTCDQCKHGWVAHALDKLSTQHLYHPTQVEIVQSNVVFDISSLMLYGTQAVPVRLKILLDRLFSVLKQEEVLHILHGLGWTLRDYVRGYILQDAAGKVLDRWAIMSREEEIITLQQFLRFGETKSIVELMAIQEKEGQAVAVPSSKTDSDIRTFIESNNRTRSPSLLAHLENSNPSSIHHFENIPNSLAFLLPFQYINPVSAPLLGLPPNGLLLEQPGLRLREPSLSTQNEYNESSESEVSPTPYKNDQTPNRNALTSITNVEPKTEPACVSPIQNSAPVSDLSKTEHPKSSFRIHRMRRMGSASRKGRVFCNACGKTFYDKGTLKIHYNAVHLKIKHRCTIEGCNMVFSSLRSRNRHSANPNPRLHMPMLRNNRDKDLIRATSGAATPVIASTKSNLTLTSPGRPPMGFTTPPLDPVLQNPLPSQLVFSGLKTVQPVPPFYRSLLTPGEMVSPPTSLPTSPIIPTSGTIEQLPPLPSEPAVPVVMMATHEPSADLAPKKKPRKSSMPVKIEKEIIDTADEFDDEDDDPNDGGAVVNDGSHDNHCHSQEEMSPGMSVKDFSKHSRTRCISRTEIRRADSMTSEDQEPERDYENESESSEPKLGEESMEGDEHMHGEVSEKVLMNSERPDENHSEPSHQDVIKVKEEFTDPTYDMFYMSQYGLYNGGGASMAALHESFTSSLNYGSPQKFSPEGDLCSSPDPKICYVCKKSFKSSYSVKLHYRNVHLKEMHVCTVAGCNAAFPSRRSRDRNRNLRMERTIGPGHRDSLHLRSKRLES